GGTCGGAGGATTTCTGCTCGAAGGCTGCGAGTTTCTGAACGAGTTCGGCTTCGGTGGCAGCGTCAATGATGCCGGCGTCGTCGACGACGCGGCCGGTGAGGGCGGGAAGTTCAGCGGCGAAAGCGGGGGCCGCGAACAGCAGAATCAGAAGTGCGAGAACCGCAGGGAAGTGCTTGAACACCCCCCTCTGGCCAGCCGGCCATCTCCCCCGCATGGGGGGAGATTGGCAGCGCCGGCCTTGGTGCTGGACATTCAATGTTTGCGATGAATACAGGCCGTGCGTCCAGCTGATCTCCCCCTTTGCGGGGGAGATGGCCGGCAGGCCAGAGGGGGGTGTCCAGGCGCCCGCGCTCAAAGTCATCCCTGCAACTTTACCGATGCGGTCCAGCTATGCCTGTCGTCATCACCCGCCCTGGCTGGTGCCGAAATTCACCTTGGGCGCGTCGAGCTTGTCTTCGGCGACGGTGAAATTCTGGAACGGCTGGTTGCGGAACCAGAGCGTGTTCCAGACCATGGCTGGGAAGGTCTTGAGCGAGGTGTTGTAGACGCGAACCGTCTCGATGTAGTCGCGGCGAGCAACGGCAATGCGGTTTTCGGTGCCTTCGAGTTGGGCCTGCAAGGCGAGGAAATTCTGGTTGGCCTTGAGGTCGGGGTAGTTTTCGACCACGGCGAGCAGGCGCGACAGCGCGCTGGTGAGGCCGGCCTGGTTGTCCTGGAAAGCCTTGAAGGCGTTGGGATCGGTCAGCGTTTCCGGCGTCACCGTCACCTGGGTTGCCTTGGCGCGGGCCTCGACGACGCCTTCGAGCGTATCCTTTTCATGCGAGGCATAACCCTTCACCGTCTCGACCAGGTTGGGGATCAGGTCGGCGCGGCGCTGATACTGGTTCAGCACTTCGCTCCAGGCGGCCTTCGCCTGCTCTTCCTGGGTCGGGATGGTGTTGTAACCACAGGCCGACAGCAACGGCATGACGATCGCTAGGAGGACGAAAGCCGGAAGCAGACGGAAAGCAGGTAGTGCCGACGAAGCTTGCATGCGCATCTGTTTGTCCTCGACAAAGCAACTGATACGACAGCATTATCGAAAAACAGTGCCGGAGAAAACCGGCGTTTGATTTGGCGCGAATGCCTGGAGAATTTCGACGATGGCGTCGCCAAGAGACAGCGAAGGCGAAAAGGAATCGCGCCGGATACTCGACCGCATTGCGCGCGAGAGCGAACCCGGCGGCGCCTCCTTCGTGTCGCGCAAGACAGGCGAAATGCGCAATCATCTCTCGGCTGCCGACGTCGACAAGTCCGACCCGATCGAGCACATCGGCACGCGCATCGGCCGCATCCTCGGCTTTCTCCTGACCATCGGCCTTGTTCTGTGGCTGATCAACTATCTCGTTCGAGGCGGATAGTGGTGACGGGCAATGACGACGAGGGGCCGGCGGAGTCTCGTCGCATCCTCGAACGGTTGTCGCGTGAGAGCGACCATGGCGGACGTTCGTTTGTCGCACGCCATAGATATGCTGCGAAAGAGAAGGGCGAGACATCCAACGGCCTGTACATGCTGCTGGGCGCCGTGTTGGCCATCGCGCTTTTCTTCTGGTTGTTGTCTTACATAGCGGTGGTGAAAACCTGATGAGCATTGAACAGCCCGGAGCGCCACGCGCGGTCATCGTGGTGTCGAGCCATGTCGCGCGCGGATCGGTGGGCAACCGCGCGGCGGTGTTTGCGCTGGAGACGCTCGGCCATCCCGTCTGGGCGGTGCCGACGGTGATACTGCCTTGGCATCCCGGCCATGGCCGCGCGACGCGCATCGTGCCCCCGACCGAACAGTTCGCCGCCTTCATGGCCGATCTCGAACGCGCGCCGTGGTTGGGCGAAGTGGCTGCGGTGCTGTCGGGCTATCTCGGCGAACCTGGTCAGGTGGAAGCGGTGGCCTCGCTGGTCGAGACGGTGAAAGCGCGAAATCCCAAGGCACTTTATGTCTGCGATCCGGTGATCGGCGACAAGGGCGGGCTTTATGTCGCCGAGGCGCTGGCTATGGGCATTCGCGACCGGTTGCTGCCCTTGGCCGATATCGCCACACCCAACCGCTACGAGTTGGAATGGCTGGCAGGCGCCAAGGCCGACGACATGCGCGCGACCATGGCGGCGGCGCTTGGGCTCGGGCCGGCGACGATGCTGGTCACCTCGGCGCCGGCGATGATGGCCAATGGTACCGGCAACATGCTCGTCACCCAGACGCAGGCGCTTCTGGCCGAGCACCGCACGGTCGAGCGCCCACCGAACGGGCTTGGCGACCTGAGCGCCGCCGTCTTCCTGGCCCGGTTGCTGGCCGGCCACGCGCCGTCCAAGGCGCTGCAGTCAACCACGGCTGCCGTCTACGAAATCCTGGCGCGGACGTCCAAGCGTGGCGGCGACGAGCTGCAGCTCGAAACCGATGCGCAAAGCCTGTCGCATCCGATGGCGATGGTCGAGCTGCGCACGCTCATCCACCCCACGCGGAGCCGCAAACCCGGTCAGGAACCTGCGGCGTGACGGTTGCCGGCGTCGACGGCTGCAAGGCCGGCTGGATCGCCGTGATCCGCAACGACGCCGGAACGAAAGCGCAGGTGTTCCGCAAATTCGAAGCGCTGTTGGCGGCAATTCCAGACAATGCGGTGGTGGCGGTCGACATGCCGATCGGCCTGCCTGACTTCACGACCAAGGGCGGACGCGGACCCGAGATGCTGGTGCGGCCTTTGCTCGGCCAGCGGCAATCGAGCGTGTTTTCGATCCCGTCGCGCGCGGCAGTCCATGCCGAGGCGGCTGAATTCACGGACCTCGAGGCATGGTATGCCGCGCATCGCCGGTCGAGCCAGGTCGCGATGCAGACATCGGATCCGCGGCGCGGCGTGTCGATCCAGGCTTTCGGCATCTTTTCCAAGATCCGCGAGATCGATGCGCTGATGATTGCAAGACCGGAGCTGCGCAGCCGCGTGATCGAATCCCACCCCGAAGTCGCGTTCTGGCGGTTGAATGGCCGGCAGGCGATGAGCCTGCCGAAGAAGATAAAGGGTCGCGTGAATCCCGACGGCATGGAAGAGCGAAGGGTGCTTCTGGCACGTGTCAGCCATGACCGCCGCTTTCTCGACCAGGCGCCGCCGCGCGGTGCGGCTGCAGACGATTTCCTCGACGCCTGCGCAATGATGCTGATCGCCGAACGGCATCGGCGCGGCGAGACCACCAGCTTTCCGTCGCCGCCGGGGCGCGATATCCATGGCATTCCTGTCGCGATCTGGGTTTAATGCCCCTGTCCGACAATGTTCCTGTCCGACTGGGAGGCGTGCGATGTTGCCCATTCGTACGATTGCAGCTGTCTTCGCGCTGCTGGCGGCTGCCGGCGCGATTGCGCAGGAGAGCATCGT
The nucleotide sequence above comes from Aminobacter aminovorans. Encoded proteins:
- a CDS encoding LemA family protein, with translation MRMQASSALPAFRLLPAFVLLAIVMPLLSACGYNTIPTQEEQAKAAWSEVLNQYQRRADLIPNLVETVKGYASHEKDTLEGVVEARAKATQVTVTPETLTDPNAFKAFQDNQAGLTSALSRLLAVVENYPDLKANQNFLALQAQLEGTENRIAVARRDYIETVRVYNTSLKTFPAMVWNTLWFRNQPFQNFTVAEDKLDAPKVNFGTSQGG
- the pdxY gene encoding pyridoxal kinase PdxY, which produces MSIEQPGAPRAVIVVSSHVARGSVGNRAAVFALETLGHPVWAVPTVILPWHPGHGRATRIVPPTEQFAAFMADLERAPWLGEVAAVLSGYLGEPGQVEAVASLVETVKARNPKALYVCDPVIGDKGGLYVAEALAMGIRDRLLPLADIATPNRYELEWLAGAKADDMRATMAAALGLGPATMLVTSAPAMMANGTGNMLVTQTQALLAEHRTVERPPNGLGDLSAAVFLARLLAGHAPSKALQSTTAAVYEILARTSKRGGDELQLETDAQSLSHPMAMVELRTLIHPTRSRKPGQEPAA
- a CDS encoding DUF429 domain-containing protein; translated protein: MTVAGVDGCKAGWIAVIRNDAGTKAQVFRKFEALLAAIPDNAVVAVDMPIGLPDFTTKGGRGPEMLVRPLLGQRQSSVFSIPSRAAVHAEAAEFTDLEAWYAAHRRSSQVAMQTSDPRRGVSIQAFGIFSKIREIDALMIARPELRSRVIESHPEVAFWRLNGRQAMSLPKKIKGRVNPDGMEERRVLLARVSHDRRFLDQAPPRGAAADDFLDACAMMLIAERHRRGETTSFPSPPGRDIHGIPVAIWV